TATCCTATTGCAAAAGCATCATCGAGTACACTTTCTTTGTACAATGCGCCATGTACGGCCAGAATAAACGATCTTTATTAAAGATGTATCAACATGTGTTCCTAGAATAAAAGATCCTTATCAGAGATGCATGTATCAACGTGTGCTTCCTGTTCAGCAGCATGCAATATGCATGACCGTTAGTATGCCTATTTTGAGCTTATCTTCCTACCTCCACAGTATACATGATTCTCTTACATCAAACTAACAACATCTTTTTAAAAAAAAAAGGAGGAttacctccggcctctgcatctgggcgatgcatgtagccattttattaattactcTCAGAGACCTTACAAAGCATTACATTAGTAAGCCTAAAGCCACCATCTAGGCGACACCTGTCGCTACTTCTATCCCCTTGATGCAGGGGTGCCGAATgcccgagcctaataccaaacagacatcgcaccaaagcctaGCATCTAATGTCGGATGCCCCATCCCAGCCACATGCCGGGAGTGGGTCACACACCGGTCCGAAGCACTCAccgaggctactgccgccatcgtcAACCTAACCATCTTCAGAGCAGGTACTGACGCAAAGACCTTGCCAGGTCAGctgtcgacgccaccatggcgccagACAGCGCCACCGCCCTGTGCGAGGCCATCACACCACGTCCAGCGCCGAGACAACGCTGCTTCATGCCGCCGAGACCCGCCGTCGTCGACGTGAGAGAAGGCACGCCACACCACCTCACGCCTCTTCCATCCGGCGCCGCTCCACAAACGATGCCCCAATAGGGAACACGACACCGCAGCAACGCCATCGTCCGATCAGGTGATCTTAGGATTTCTCCCGGAGCGGCACGAGCAAGTTGACGATAGTTGcttgacgatgccttcatcaaggtaatgatgtagacgccgccatcgcccgccatgaccgcagtcggctcggttttcaccggcgacTATGTCTCCCCAACTCGTGGCCGGTCCTAATAGTGGGATCCAAGATCCGACACTACCAGCCTGGCCAACCGCCTTCGGTGGAGAAGGCAGCCACCACCACCATGCTCGGGCCAAGAGACCCGGACGTCCTCATGTCGCGAAGATTACCCAGGGGGATCTCCTCTTTGCCGTTGTCGAGACGAGGCGCAGCCGCAGTGGATCTCGATCTAAACCCCTCGGGCCCAGATTAGATGTCATCGTAGCCAAAATCTCACCTGCCAACTGCAGCCAGAGATCTCCTGGCCACCGCCAACCCGCTGCGCACTGCCGTTGAAGGAGGGAGATGGACGCTGCTGCCCCCACGCGTTACCGCCGGCCGAGAACAGCGTCGCCGCCGCCTCACCACAGGGGCTTCACCCCGCGGCGTCCTCAGCGACGATGGTGGTAGTGGGAGGcgatggagggggggggggctgagGGCGGTTTGGACGGGGACTCCCCGGGGGCGGCGCGGCGCCGCCGCCTCGGGGGAGAGAGGTTAGGAGGTCGGGGGAGAGAGGTGGGTCTTGTGTTGAAGGGATCAAACAAACAACACCTAATGTAAATACACACTGCATATAGACGCCCTGTATGGAGGGGTGCGGCATGCCACCACGCGCGCTTTGCTAGTTATAACTAAGTTCACGCTCAAATTCTGAATCTCATGGCTTGCAGTGAACATAGATGAATCTTTTTTATGGGTGCTCATTAATTTAGCTACAGCTAATGGACCTGCTCGCCGCCATCTAATCAGAATTGTATAGCCGTTCCCTTGATTTAAATTCTTTTGCCATGTGAAGTAACTTGCCAGGTGCGCCAAGAAAAGAAAAACCGCCAACCACACAATTGCTCGGCGGAGTAGAATTAATACATACTATGAGTAAATTGAACGTATAATTACATCTGGTTGATATATAAGTGGCTACAAATAGATGCAAATTGCCTATTCGCTAAGAAAAATAGAAGTAAGTTTGTTACAATAAGAAAAATCTTGATGATGAACATTTGGCCAGTTATCCACAAAAGTTAAGACCATATGTGCTGGAATTTGGTCTATTTCGGGCCAGCCCAAAAGCCATTTTcagaattcctaataaatcctaaggACCCACTTAGCCCATTCATGTAAGGcaagaggtgggactaaagtttagtcaCACATTGGTAGTTTAGTAGGAGttagacctccttataagggaggtttttTCCCCACATGGATTGCACGACTTGTTCTATCTCTGTCATTACAGTCTATCTTTTTCTACTATTCAAATGGATTGAATTATTTGGTAAATttatcatatttccaacaatatgtaTATGCCATTCCAAGATTATTTGGCCATCAGGATCCGTCAAAGTGCAGTTTGTCGGATATATTACATTAGTACAATAATTACTGCACCTTCACCGTCACTGGAAGTTTTAAGACTTCTTTTGCGAAGAAAAGCTTTAAGACTTGATAGAACTTCTGTTAATTGAAAGATGTAATCTGATTAAATCGAAAGTTCTATCTCTGGAATTACGTTTGATTTTTATGGAGAGAAAATACAACATTGATAACAATAATTATTATGTGATATAAATATAATAAACATGAGTAAGAAAACTTGAtgacttcttcccgagaagaaaacTTGAGGCCTTCTAAAGTCTATGTGGTTTGAATAAGAATTTAAATTAGAAAAATAAAAGATGACGAAGATATTGCCTGCTCATGACACATTCTAAGCTAAAGCCAAGTTCACAATCAAATGTTGTCACAGTTCACGGTGATCAACTAGGATCTTTTTTTCTCAAGGGGTGATCTTCGAGGATAAAACTAAAGAATAAAACTAAAGCTAAAGAATAAAACTGCTAGCAGTCATCTAATCTCAATCACAATGTACGTTAGCCGCCGCCTGAATTTAAATTCTTGTGCCATGTGAATAAACTAGCCAGCCACACAATTGCCAGCTGATAGACTATTACATTTTGTTGGTGAGTAAAACTTAACAATTCTACATATAACATTCACTAATACCTGACTGGTTTATCTTATATGTGTATCATTATCTAGCTGTCATACTCGATCTGTTCGTCGGACAAGATACCATACAGACCATGTGCTAGCATCGTACAACTACAGCAAGTCCTACTACAAATTAAACAATGTCAAATCGTCGTGCCACCAATCAAAATAAGGCTCACCACCTTCCCAAGTCAACGAATATCAAGTGGCTGCGCGAAAAAACCCATCAAGCGAGGCATAGAGCATTAAGCTATATGATAAACCCAACCTCATCGTACTCCTATCTCCTAGCATTCGTTGTGTCTGAGTACTTGTCATTTCTCCAAATCTTTTAGTATGTCATAGCCGTCTCACTCAGTGCATGGACTGCTTGGAATGGCAAGGAAACTACGTAGTCCAAATCTTTTAGTATGTCATAGCCGTCACGTACGTCGCTATAAGTAGCAGAGCTTGCACTTGGTGTTGTATCTATCAGATCAATCTAGCTATCCCCATTGCTTCGATTCCAAAGAGAAGAGGAAGCGAGGAAGGAGaaatgggcggcggcgagggggccaCGGCGGTGATGTGCACGCCGGCGTTCGTGGGGCGGGTGCTGCGCAGCCGGTGGTACGTGGTGTTCGCGTCCATGGTGGTGATGGCGGCGTCGGGGTCCACCTACATCTTCGCGCTCTACTCCAAGGAGCTGCGGTCCGTGCTGGGGTACAACCAGCAGACGCTCAACACGCTGGGCTTCTTCAAGGATCTGGGCACCAACGTCGGCGTCGTCTCCGGCCTGGTGCAGCAGGTGGCGCCCACGTGGGCCGTGCTCCTCATCGGCGCCGGCATGAACCTGGCGGGCTACCTCATGGTGTACCTGGCGCTCACGGAGCGCACGGCGCCGCCGCCCGTGTGGCTCATGTGCATCTACATGTGCGTCGGCGCCAACGCGCTCACCTTCTCCAACACCGGCGCGCTCGTCGCCTGCGTCAAGAACTTCCCGGAGAGCCGCGGCATCGTCATCGGCCTGCTCAAGGGCTTCGTCGGCCTCAGCGGCGCCATCTACACGCAGCTCTACCTCGCCATCTACGGCGACGACGCCAAGTcgctcgtcctcctcatcgcctgGCTCCCAGCCGCCGTGTACATCTTCTTCGTGCACACCATCCGCGTCCTGCCGTACCGACGCCGCGCGGAGGGCGACGAGCCCAACAGCAAgcccttcttctgcttcctctacaTCTCCATCGCGCTCGCGACCTACCTCCTCGTCATGATCGTCGTGCAGAAGCAGGTGCCGAGCTTCTCCCACGCCGCGTACGCCGTCGGCGCCACCGTGctcctcatcatcctcttcctccctCTCGGCGTTGTCATCAAGGAGGAGTACACCGCCGTCTCCCAGCTCGAGGAATCTCTCCAgcacccgccggccatcaccgtccaGAAACCAGAAACAGCAAGCGCGACAGACGACGATCAGCCAAAGTGCAGCATGACGGGGACGGGCTGCCTCACCAACATGTTCAAGCCGCCGGCGCTGGGGGAGGACTACTCCATCATGCAGGCGCTGGTGAGCGTGGAGATGCTGGTGCTGTTCGTGGTGTCGGTGTTCGGCATCGGCGGCACGCTGACGGCAATCGACAACATGGCGCAGATCGGCCAGTCGCTGGGCTACCCGGCAAAGAGCATCAACACCTTCGTCTCCCTCATCAGCATCTGGAACTACGCCGGCCGCGTCGGCGCCGGCTACATGTCCGAGTTCTTCGTCGCCCGCTACAGGTTCCCGCGCCCGCTGGCCCTCACCGCTGTGCTCCTCTTCTCCTGCGTCGGCCACCTCCTCATCGCCTTTGGCGTGCCGCAGTCCCTATACGCCGCGTCCGTCATCCTCGGCTTCTGCTTCGGCGCGCAGTGGCCGCTGctcttctccatcatctccgaGGTGTTCGGCCTCAAGTACTACTCCACACTCTTCAACTTTGGCTCCGCGGCCAGCCCCATCGGCGCCTACGTGCTCAACGTGCGCATCGCCGGCCGCATGTACGACGCCGAGGCGGCCAGGCAGCATGGGGGccacgccgccgccgtcggcgacAAGATCTGCAAGGGGGTGCAGTGCTTCAAGCACGCGTTTCTCATAATCACGGGGGTCACGCTCGCCGGCGCGCTCGTCTCGCTGGTGCTGGTGTGGAGGACCAGAAGCTTCTACAAGGGGGACATCTACGCCAAGTTCAAGGTGGTGCCTGCCGCCGACGCCGACGGGAGCGACCAAGCCGGGGAAATGGTGGAGGGTACAGTTGCACAGGGGGAGCCCAAGAATGGAAAGAACAAGAAGCATGAGGAGGTCAACGATGAGGAGTTTAAGTGAGTGAGATGGCTAACTCACATTGTGCTAATTTCATTTGATTCAAGCAATTCTTAGAGAATATGCATGTGGATGAACATGtactgttttttgttttgttttgttttgagattAAACCTGTACACTCTTTCTTTCTGATGTTGCTGATTTTCGAATTAATCCGGTATGTATACGGTATGGTTTCCAACTTCCGACGGTCGGCTCCAAATTGGAGCAAAGTTCGTGACTTTCATGCTCCTACGGGATGGTGTTTACCTGTCGCGCCATCATATTTCTACTTCTAAAGGAGAGTTCGTAGGTCGTTTCATTTCGTACCCCCAATTGATCGATCGAAGCCTCCTCCCACCGATTTTTATCGAACGAAGGAAGTCGCCAGTCCGGCGATTTTCTGCAAAGAAATCCCACCTCCAATTTTTCTGCCATAACGTGCCCACAAGAATCTCGGAAACCAGCCCACCCGCCCGTTTTTCCTTCCTTTTATACAACCCTCACGCATGATCTTGTTGGCAAAGGAAAAATAAATGCTGCCGTCGCCACCATGTCCTCCTCTGCCATGTCACTCCTTCTGCTAGCAGCCGCAGCCGGGGAGGGCTGCGCGAAGTAGCCACAGAGAACGAAGGCGAAAAGAAGTCGGCGGCAGCGGGTGGCCGGATGAAGGTTGCAGGTATGTCTGCTCTCCATGTCCTCAACATCATAGCTCTAATGGTGTCGTGTTCGATTGGCAATATAAGCCACGATCCTACCCAGGTCTTGTCGATCCCCTTCCTTCCTAAGGTTAATTTGAATCTCCTTTGTAATCCGAGTTTATTTTTTCATATGTGTTCATCAAATTCGGCCTCTGGGTGGCAGGATTAGCTGATTTAAAGCATTCTCTGGGCAAACATTAGTCGCTGCTATCCAAAAACCTGTAGAACTAGAATGCACATCTCTGGGCAAGCATTCTCCAGCTGTTTTATTTGTGAACGCCATTGCTTAGGGCTCCATCTAGGCTTCATGCGCACCTTCACAAACATTAGTCGCCAATGGAGCAGAGCGCCATTGCTGACCTAGCTTAAAATGGTGACCGAAGACTGACTGAGTGCGCTTGCAGTTCGAGGTGGAGTGCAAGGACGAGGACACCTGGGTGGAGATCTACTGTGCCGCCAAGCTGGGGCTGCTGCTGTCGATGGTGAGCACCCTGGACACGCTGGGCCTCGACATCCAGTAGTGCGTCGTCAGCTGCTTCAACGGCTTCGCCATGCACACTTCCTGCTCTGAGGTACCAATGATTCCATCCATGGACTCGTCACTTTACCAGCAAACATGGATGAATTTGTCTTCTTTTTCTGCTAGATCATTAGTTAAGTCATCCAATTCCAGCTCATTGATTCGAGTTTTGTATGCAGAAGCAGAGGGAGATGTGCTGCTGGGTCTGATAAGGAGGTCACTATGAGAAGACTAGATAGCTGTGATTGTCGTGGGAATAAGGAGGATGGGACCAGTGATTTTCATGGATCT
This portion of the Triticum dicoccoides isolate Atlit2015 ecotype Zavitan unplaced genomic scaffold, WEW_v2.0 scaffold58624, whole genome shotgun sequence genome encodes:
- the LOC119347108 gene encoding uncharacterized membrane protein YMR155W-like, which translates into the protein MGGGEGATAVMCTPAFVGRVLRSRWYVVFASMVVMAASGSTYIFALYSKELRSVLGYNQQTLNTLGFFKDLGTNVGVVSGLVQQVAPTWAVLLIGAGMNLAGYLMVYLALTERTAPPPVWLMCIYMCVGANALTFSNTGALVACVKNFPESRGIVIGLLKGFVGLSGAIYTQLYLAIYGDDAKSLVLLIAWLPAAVYIFFVHTIRVLPYRRRAEGDEPNSKPFFCFLYISIALATYLLVMIVVQKQVPSFSHAAYAVGATVLLIILFLPLGVVIKEEYTAVSQLEESLQHPPAITVQKPETASATDDDQPKCSMTGTGCLTNMFKPPALGEDYSIMQALVSVEMLVLFVVSVFGIGGTLTAIDNMAQIGQSLGYPAKSINTFVSLISIWNYAGRVGAGYMSEFFVARYRFPRPLALTAVLLFSCVGHLLIAFGVPQSLYAASVILGFCFGAQWPLLFSIISEVFGLKYYSTLFNFGSAASPIGAYVLNVRIAGRMYDAEAARQHGGHAAAVGDKICKGVQCFKHAFLIITGVTLAGALVSLVLVWRTRSFYKGDIYAKFKVVPAADADGSDQAGEMVEGTVAQGEPKNGKNKKHEEVNDEEFK